The following nucleotide sequence is from Fusobacterium periodonticum 1_1_41FAA.
TAAATGAAGTCAAAGTTTTCCCACTTCCTGTTGTATGCCAAATATATCCTCCAGCATCAATCTTACCAACCCATTTATAGTTATTAGCTAATTGTATTTTAGATAAAATTCTTTCTGTTGCTGATATTTGGTAAGGACGCATAACAAGTAAAGTTTCACTAGTGTCAAATATACAGTATTTCGTTAAAATATTTAAAATAGTATGTTTAGCAAAGAAAGTCTTTGTAAAATCTACTAAATCTGTTATTGACTTACTATTTGCATCTGCCCAATATGAAGTGAATTCAAAGCTATTACTAGACTTCTTAACTTTTTTTCTATTGAAAGACATCTCTTTAATATGTCTTGCTCTTGTTGTATTAGAGTAGTATTTGGTATTAGTCCCATTAGAAATTACGAATATTTGTACATATTCAAAAAGTCCACTTCCTGCCCAAAAACTATCTCTTTGATATCTATTAATTTGGTTGAAAGCTTCTCTTATTACAACTCCTCTTCTTTTTAATTCAATATGAATTAAAGGTAGACCATTGACTAAAATACTCACATCATATCTTGTGTTATGATTTCCTCCTTCTTCCTCATATTGATTTATAACTTGAAGAAAGTTATTGTGGATATTCTTTTTATTAATCAAACTAATATTTACTAAACTTCCATCATCTCTTGTAAAACTTTTTATATAGTCCTCTTGTATAGTTCTTGTTTTTTCAACAATACTGTCATTTTTATTTGCTATTTTCTCTTTGAAAAATCTCTCCCATTCTTTTTCAGAAAAAATAATATTATTTAATTTTTCTAATTTATCTTTTAAGTTTGCAATTAATTCTTTTTCATTGTGAATACTCAAATATTCATAACCTTGATTTTGTAAATTTTTAATAAACTCTCTCTCTAAATCTGCTTCACTTTGATAACTGTATGCTGGAATGTCTTCTCTTATATATTCAGTTACCACTGTACTTTCAAGTGTTGATATAAGCATATTATAATCTACTGATGACATTGCCCCCTCCAAAAATTTTATTTGTAGCTAACTTTCAATTTTTTCCCATAAAAAGCTATTCCCACAGAAGTAATTTCTTTTATTTCTTTTGATTTTAAATTTATATCATATTTTTTTTCTTCAATCTGTTTAATCGCTTCTTTTGATAATTTTTCTAATTTATTTTCAGCTTCTGCAACTTTAAACTCTAAAATAAAAGCTCTATCATTTCTATTTTTTGGTTCTAATACCACATCATATCTTCCAAAGCCTGCTTCAAAATTAGATGTTACATAGTAATCATTGTCTAAGTAACTCAGCATTCCTAATGATAATCCATGATAGAAAGCTTCTTTACTTGTATCCCAATTACTTGTTGATTTTAACATTATCTCTTGAAAATATTTTTCAAAATCATTAAAGTTAAGATTTTTTAAGGCTTCCATTGTTTTTCTAAATAAACTTATACCAAAATGTACATTGATAAATTCTTTTTTAAATAGCTTTTTTACTTCCATATTTGGTAGTTTCAATGAGTAAATATCATCATCAAGCTTTTCTTTTACAGTTAAATATCCACTAAATAATAGTAGTTCCCATACTTCTTTACTATCCATTAATATTGATAAATCTGATGTCCCTATAATGGCTTCTTCTACTTCTTCTTCGTTGAATAGCTTATCTAAAATTTCATTAGTTCTACTTGTAGAATTTTCTAATATATTTTTTATTAAAAAATTTTCTGAAGTTCCTACCCAATAGTTTTTTAGTTCTCTTCCATCTAAGAAATTAATTATACTCCAAGGATTATATAACTCTGAATTTCCAAATTTATAGCCATCATACCAATATTTTACATTTGCCAATTCTTCTTCTATATTAAAATATTGCAATGCTTTTTTTACTTCTTCTTCTGTAAAACCAAAAAAATCTGAATATTTTTTTTCTAAAATAGAATAGACTTTTAGATTATTTAAATCAGAAAATATTCCTGTCCTTATTACTCTAATTATTCCAGTTAAAACTCCCATTTTCAAATACTGATTAGTTTTTAAGGCTTCTCCTAAAAATATTTTATAGAAATTTATTATTTCATCATAATAGCCATATTTATGTGCTGTTATTAAAGGTATATCATACTCATCTATTAATAGTATCACTTCTTTTTTATAATATTTATATAGAAAAGATGTTAAATTTTTTAGTGAATTAGCATATTCTCCATTTTCTTTTTTAAACCATATATCATTGAAAAGTTCTATTTCACTTTCATTTAAACATTCTCTGATATATTCAAATTCATTATATAAATTAGATACTAAACTTTTTAATTGCTCTAAACTTTCTTCCCAAGTTTCGTATTTTATACTTTTTAATGAAATTAAAATTGTAGGATACTTTCCTTGCTCATTTATATATTTTGATTTCTCTATATCTAATCCATTAAAGAGTTTTCTATTTTCTTCGCTGTCTCTAACATCAAAGAAATACTTTAGCATAGACATATTTAACGTTTTTCCAAATCTTCTAGGACGAGTAAATAATTTTACATTTGAAGCATCTTCTAAAACAGCTTCTATAAATTTTGTCTTGTCCACATAATAGCAATCTTCTTTTATTATTTTTCTAAAATCATCTATACCTATGGCTAATCTTTTCATGAAACCTCCCTTTTAATTATTTATATTTTATTTAATTATAACAAATTTTCTATTTTATGTCACAAAAAAACTTCTCATATAAAATATGAAAAGTTTTTTTAATTCCTATTAAATTATAATTTTTTAAAGCTTAATAATTTTTCTCTATAATATTCATATTGTTTTTGTCTTGCTTCTATCTCAGCAAGAAGTCCTTCTGATATGTCATTACATAATCTATCAAACCTATCTAAGATATCAACTATTCTTTGTTGTTCTTCTAGTGGTGGTAAAGGGATAGAAGTTTTTTCTATATTTTCATTATATAGTCTTTCTATTGTTCCGCCTATATCTATCTTCCAAGGGTTAGTTTGATAAAAATAATATAAATATTTATTTAAAACTCTCTCTTCATCATTATCTATCCACACAATATTTGAATCTTGATAATATGCTGGTTTCCCATCAAAAACAACCGTTCTACCTATTGTTCCTGATGTTGATATTAAAATCATTCCTTTCTTAGGATATGGGTATTTCTCCTTATACTCATAAAATTTTTCAATTGAAATATATGCATCTTCTCTTTTTCCAAAAGTTCCTATTTTAAAAAATGGTATTCCTCCAATTGAGTTTGTTTCAGATTTCAAAATTCTTCTACACATAGATACTTTTCCAATATCACCTAATCTTACTTCAACATAACCATAAACATATTGAAGAATTTTAATTAGATTTTGGGCTTGCTTGCTTGCTTGCTTGCTTGCTTGCTTGCTTGCTTGCTTGCTTGCTTAGAGCATAAATTTCTTCATTATTGAATGTCAAGAGAAAATTTCTATAAAATTCATATTGTTTTTGTCTTGCTTCTATTTCAGCAGGAAGTCCTATATTTAAGTCATTACATATTTTTTCAAAGTTATCTAAAACTTCAACTATTCTCTTTTGAACTTCTAATGGTGGTAAAGGAATTTCAAAATCAACTATAACATTTTGATTTAAATGCTTTATTGTCCCACCTGTTAATTTATTTTGTGCATATTTCATTAAATAAGGCGCTTTTAAATAATGAAATAAATATCTATTCAATAATTTATTTGTATCAATACTTCTTATAACAAAAATTCCACTATTCAATGTTGCTGGTTTATCTAAATTACTAACATAAGCTACTTTTCCTAATGTTCCATCTTTTGTTACTAATACATCATCGTTTTTTAATTGTATATTCTTATCTTGTATATATCTTTCTTCATTGACATAATAGCAATTCTTTAAATTTATTTCTCCATTTTGAAAATCTGTTCCTGTTATCAAATAATAATTTCCTGTAATTAAATATTCTTCTTTTGTCAGTCCTTGCCAACCTATTCTTGCCTTTATAGTCGCAACTTCTGATAATTTAGATTTTTCTACCTTATTTTCAAATTTCAATAAATAATCTCTATACCAAGAATATTGTTTCTTTCTAGCTATTAATTCTTTATTTAATTTTTCTTTTAATTCTTCAACTGATTTTGTATAGTCATCTAAAATTCTAACTATTTCTTCTTGAATTTTCAAAGGAAGAATAGGAACTAATATTTCTTTTATTTTTTCTTTAGAAATATTGTATCTTGTTACACCATTTGCAGTTTTTCTTATCTGTTTTCTTAAATTTTCTGAACGAAATAAGTATTTTGAAAAACTTGGTAACATAATATCGGTACTAAATCTAAATCCAAAACAAAAACTATTTAAATATAAATCTTCTTCAATTAAATTTGTTAATACAGATGTCATTCCAACATCTTCAATATTCTCTGAAGAAGCTGTAAATATTACATCTCCGTACTCTACTTTATTTTGTTTTTCATTTCTATCTATTTTTACTTTATCTTGAGTTTCTATATCTATTGAAATATTATTAAAAACATTAACATAAGTTATGTATTTTTGATTTCCTTCAATAAAATCATTTTTATTTTTACCTGTTAATCCGTTATAAAGAGTTCCAAGTTCTCCTAACTTTTTATATTCCACTCCATTAGGGCATAACTCTTTTATCAATTCATCTAATTTACTCATATCTTCCCTCTTTTTAGATTTTCTATTTGCTTATCAAAATCTGATTCTATTTTTTGAGTTTTATTGAATATATCATATTCTTTCTATGCTTTTTCTATTGCTTGTCTTTTACTTATTTTACCCTTATCTTCTAAAACTTCATATTTTCTCTTGTATTATCAGCTTTATTGTAAATAATCTATGGAATTTATACGATAACCTACAGAAATAATGACATCTAAATTATAATATTCTAATTCTTCTTTTAACTCTCCTTTAAATCCTCTATTTACAACTGTTTTCATTTTGGAAATAATCGTATTTTTTCAAGCTCCTCAGATTCATAGATTTTTTTTAAATGTTTACTGATAGCAGGAACACCTACTCCAAATAATTCTGCCATATTTTTTTGTGTAAGCCACAAAGTATCATTTTTTACTATCACTCCTATATTTACATCATCTTCTAAATATGAATATAATAAAAATTTTACTTCTTCCATATCTTACTTGTAACCTACTTGTAACTTCTCTCCTATATAACTTGCCATTTTTTCTAGCTTTAACTTTTGAGCTTATAACTTACTTGTAACCTACTTATAACTTCTCTCCTATATAACTTGCCATTTTTTCTAGCTTTAACTTTTGAGCTTATAACTTACTTGTAACCTACTTGTAACTTTTTATTTTTTTAAAGTATAATATTGTTTTGGATCTCTAGCACTCGTTCCATGCCACTCCAATATACCTAGTTCAACTAGTTTCTTTAAATATTTACGAGTTGTCAATCCACTTTTATTTAATTTCTTTGTCAAGTCTGTTGTTGTAATTTTTTTATTCATAAAGGAAAATTTGATTATTTCTTTTTCAATAAGATTTAATTTTTTATATATATCTTTATTTATTAATTTTTTTAGATTATCTTTAATTCTAACATTTCTATTTAATATATTATTTTCTAAAACAAGCAAAACATTATTACCTGGTTCTGAGTAAACTGGTTTCTTCAAAAAGAATTTTTCCATTTCACTATATATTCTCTTAACACCTTCATTCATTTCTTTAACCCAACCAAACTCTGACAATACTCTAGCTATTCTTGGGTTTCTAGAATAACGCTGTGTTAGAATATTTTCAATGGTAACAATATTAGGTAATCTTCCAGGACTTTGTATTTCTATCCTATCATCAAACATAATAAATCTTATATATTCCCCTCTAATAGAATAATTTCTATGAGTTAAAGCATTAACTACCCCTTCAAACCAAGCAAATTCTGGATATTCTGGCATTAATTTAAAGTTTCCATCTTTTCTATCAAGATATTGAAATTCTCTTAACTGAGTTTTTATAAATTCTTTTACTTCTGTTATTATTCTAGGAATAGCTTTATCAAAAGTTATTTCTTTTATGATATTTATTTCGGTTCCTACTCCAGCTTTTGTTCCATCATATCTAACAAATTTTAATCTAGCTTGAGGTAGATATTTTGTGGGTTCTTTTGCGAATAAAAGTACACAAGCATTAGTTAAAAGTCCTTTTTTAATAAAATTTCTTGCTTTTAATATGTCTTCTAAATTTGAATTCGTTAAATTCATATTTTTTCTATAGGACTCAACTAACTCTAAGTCAATATCTTCTATTGAAGAATCTTCAACTACTTCATCTTCAAAATATCTCTGTCCTCTATCATATTCTAATTGAGTTATTTGTTCATGATTTAATTTTTCTGTCTTATCAAATTGTCTTAAATAAACATTATTATCATATGATTTTATAACTCTATCATAAGCTGGTTCAACTGAAATTACTAAAATCTTATCTTCTTCTCCCTTTTTATTTTTTACATCAAATATCTCATATTTAGGTAAAATAGGAGTATCTCTTAGTTTTGTAACTGTCATATTCTTAAATTCATCTATTTTATGTGCTTTTGAATTATTAAATCCCGTTATTTCTCCATTATCTTCTACCCCAATTACCAATGAGCCTCCATCTGCATTTGCAAATGCAACTAAATGTTTCAATATATCAAGTGGTTCTACTCTTGCACTTTTTCTTTCAAAATATTGATTCTCTTGAGAAGAGACAAAAAGTCTAATCTTATTATCCATAGTCCACTCCTTATTTAATTTCAATTTCAGCAATAATCTTATCTATTTCTTTTCTTAATTCTTCTTCTCTTGCAACAATTCTTTGAATTTCTTTGTTTAATTCAACTATGTCTATTTTTTCACTAGTATCTTCTTTTTCAACATAAGTTGAAACAGATAAGTTATAGTTTTCTTCAACTATTTTTTCATAGTCAACAAGATTTGAAATATATTCTACATTTTCTCTCTTGGTAAATTTTTCCACTATATCATTGATATGTTTTTCTGTCATCTTATTACTATTAGTAACCTTTACAAATTCTTTTGAGGCATCTATGAATAATACTTTATTATCAGTTTTTGCTTTCTTCATTACCATAATACAAGTTGCTATACTTGTTCCATAGAATAGATTATCTGGTAATTGAATAATACAATCAATGTAGTTATTATCTATTAAGTACTTACGAATTTTTTGTTCAGCACCACTACGATACATTACTCCAGGGAAACATACTATAGCTGCTGTTCCATTAGGTGCAAGCCAAGAAAGAGAATGCATAATAAAAGCTAAGTCTGCTTTTGATTTAGGTGCAAGTACTCCTGCTGGCGAGAAACGAGAGTCATTAATTAATATTTGACTAGCATCTCCTTCCCATTTTATTGAGTAGGGAGGATTAGAAACTATAGCTTCAAAAGGTTCATCGTCCCAATGTGCTGGCTCTGTTAAAGTATCACCATGAGCAATATCAAATTTATCAAAATCTATGTCATGTAAAAACATATTTATACGGCATAGGTTATATGTTGTAATATTTATTTCTTGTCCAAAAAATCCATTTCTTACATTATCTTTTCCTAAGATTTTTGCAA
It contains:
- a CDS encoding AAA family ATPase gives rise to the protein MKRLAIGIDDFRKIIKEDCYYVDKTKFIEAVLEDASNVKLFTRPRRFGKTLNMSMLKYFFDVRDSEENRKLFNGLDIEKSKYINEQGKYPTILISLKSIKYETWEESLEQLKSLVSNLYNEFEYIRECLNESEIELFNDIWFKKENGEYANSLKNLTSFLYKYYKKEVILLIDEYDIPLITAHKYGYYDEIINFYKIFLGEALKTNQYLKMGVLTGIIRVIRTGIFSDLNNLKVYSILEKKYSDFFGFTEEEVKKALQYFNIEEELANVKYWYDGYKFGNSELYNPWSIINFLDGRELKNYWVGTSENFLIKNILENSTSRTNEILDKLFNEEEVEEAIIGTSDLSILMDSKEVWELLLFSGYLTVKEKLDDDIYSLKLPNMEVKKLFKKEFINVHFGISLFRKTMEALKNLNFNDFEKYFQEIMLKSTSNWDTSKEAFYHGLSLGMLSYLDNDYYVTSNFEAGFGRYDVVLEPKNRNDRAFILEFKVAEAENKLEKLSKEAIKQIEEKKYDINLKSKEIKEITSVGIAFYGKKLKVSYK
- a CDS encoding restriction endonuclease subunit S, whose translation is MCRRILKSETNSIGGIPFFKIGTFGKREDAYISIEKFYEYKEKYPYPKKGMILISTSGTIGRTVVFDGKPAYYQDSNIVWIDNDEERVLNKYLYYFYQTNPWKIDIGGTIERLYNENIEKTSIPLPPLEEQQRIVDILDRFDRLCNDISEGLLAEIEARQKQYEYYREKLLSFKKL
- a CDS encoding restriction endonuclease subunit S yields the protein MSKLDELIKELCPNGVEYKKLGELGTLYNGLTGKNKNDFIEGNQKYITYVNVFNNISIDIETQDKVKIDRNEKQNKVEYGDVIFTASSENIEDVGMTSVLTNLIEEDLYLNSFCFGFRFSTDIMLPSFSKYLFRSENLRKQIRKTANGVTRYNISKEKIKEILVPILPLKIQEEIVRILDDYTKSVEELKEKLNKELIARKKQYSWYRDYLLKFENKVEKSKLSEVATIKARIGWQGLTKEEYLITGNYYLITGTDFQNGEINLKNCYYVNEERYIQDKNIQLKNDDVLVTKDGTLGKVAYVSNLDKPATLNSGIFVIRSIDTNKLLNRYLFHYLKAPYLMKYAQNKLTGGTIKHLNQNVIVDFEIPLPPLEVQKRIVEVLDNFEKICNDLNIGLPAEIEARQKQYEFYRNFLLTFNNEEIYALSKQASKQASKQASKQASPKSN
- a CDS encoding virulence RhuM family protein, coding for MKTVVNRGFKGELKEELEYYNLDVIISVGYRINSIDYLQ
- a CDS encoding ATP-binding protein, whose translation is MDNKIRLFVSSQENQYFERKSARVEPLDILKHLVAFANADGGSLVIGVEDNGEITGFNNSKAHKIDEFKNMTVTKLRDTPILPKYEIFDVKNKKGEEDKILVISVEPAYDRVIKSYDNNVYLRQFDKTEKLNHEQITQLEYDRGQRYFEDEVVEDSSIEDIDLELVESYRKNMNLTNSNLEDILKARNFIKKGLLTNACVLLFAKEPTKYLPQARLKFVRYDGTKAGVGTEINIIKEITFDKAIPRIITEVKEFIKTQLREFQYLDRKDGNFKLMPEYPEFAWFEGVVNALTHRNYSIRGEYIRFIMFDDRIEIQSPGRLPNIVTIENILTQRYSRNPRIARVLSEFGWVKEMNEGVKRIYSEMEKFFLKKPVYSEPGNNVLLVLENNILNRNVRIKDNLKKLINKDIYKKLNLIEKEIIKFSFMNKKITTTDLTKKLNKSGLTTRKYLKKLVELGILEWHGTSARDPKQYYTLKK
- a CDS encoding type I restriction-modification system subunit M — protein: MDNKKEQERAELHRTIWSIANDLRGSVDGWDFKQYVLGILFYRYISENLTTYINKGEIEAGNPDFNYADLSDEDAIVAKEDLIATKGFFILPSELFVNVRKRADKDENLNVTLHNIFTNIENSANGTESENDLKGLFDDIDVNSNKLGGTVAKRNENLVNLLNGVGDMKLGDYQENTIDAFGDAYEYLMGMYASNAGKSGGEYYTPQEVSELLTKLTLVGKTEVNKVYDPACGSGSLLLKFAKILGKDNVRNGFFGQEINITTYNLCRINMFLHDIDFDKFDIAHGDTLTEPAHWDDEPFEAIVSNPPYSIKWEGDASQILINDSRFSPAGVLAPKSKADLAFIMHSLSWLAPNGTAAIVCFPGVMYRSGAEQKIRKYLIDNNYIDCIIQLPDNLFYGTSIATCIMVMKKAKTDNKVLFIDASKEFVKVTNSNKMTEKHINDIVEKFTKRENVEYISNLVDYEKIVEENYNLSVSTYVEKEDTSEKIDIVELNKEIQRIVAREEELRKEIDKIIAEIEIK